The following are encoded together in the Bos javanicus breed banteng chromosome 4, ARS-OSU_banteng_1.0, whole genome shotgun sequence genome:
- the LOC133246865 gene encoding olfactory receptor 2A5 — MTENQTWVTEFILLGFPLSPSMQMLLFGLFSLFYVLTLLGNGIILGLISLDPRLHTPMYFFLSHLAIVDISYASNNVPKMLVNLLNKKNTISFVPCIMQTFLYMAFAHTECLILVVMSHDRYVAICHPLRYSVIMSWRVCTVQAVASWTCGSLLALVHVGLILRLPFCGPHEINHFFCEILSVLKLACADTKLNQVVILAASVFVLVGPLCLVLGSYVRILAAILRIQSPEGRRKAFSTCSSHLCVVGLFFGSAIVMYMAPKSRHPEEQQKILSLFYSLFNPMLNPLIYSLRNKEVKGAFRRVLWKDRLM, encoded by the coding sequence ATGACAGAAAATCAGACATGGGTCACAGAATTCATTCTCCTGGGATTTCCGCTCAGCCCAAGCATGCAGATGCTCCTCTTTGGgcttttctctctgttctatGTCCTCACCCTGCTGGGAAATGGGATCATCCTGGGGCTTATCTCACTGGACCCCAGactgcacacccccatgtacttcttcctctcacACCTGGCCATCGTCGATATTTCATATGCATCAAACAATGTCCCGAAGATGCTGGTGAATCTTCTGAACAAGAAAAATACTATCTCCTTTGTCCCATGCATAATGCAGACCTTTTTGTACATGGCTTTTGCACACACTGAGTGTCTCATCTTGGTGGTGATGTCCCATGATCGGtacgtggccatctgccaccctcTTCGTTACTCTGTCATCATGAGCTGGAGAGTGTGCACTGTTCAAGCTGTTGCTTCCTGGACATGTGGCTCCCTCCTGGCCCTGGTCCATGTGGGTCTCATCCTAAGGCTGCCCTTCTGTGGGCCTCATGAAAtcaaccacttcttctgtgaAATCCTGTCTGTCCTCAAGCTGGCCTGTGCTGACACTAAGCTCAACCAAGTTGTCATTTTGGCTGCTTCTGTGTTTGTCTTAGTCGGGCCCCTCTGCCTGGTGCTGGGCTCCTATGTGCGCATCCTGGCCGCCATCCTGAGGATCCAGTCCCCTGAGGGCCGCAGgaaggccttctccacctgctcctcccacctctgCGTGGTCGGGCTCTTCTTTGGCAGTGCCATCGTCATGTACATGGCCCCCAAGTCTCGCCACCCTGAGGAGCAGCAGAAGATCCTTTCCCTGTTCTAcagtcttttcaaccccatgctGAACCCGCTgatctacagcctgaggaacaaAGAGGTCAAAGGTGCCTTTAGGAGAGTGTTGTGGAAGGACAGGCTAATGTGA
- the LOC133246866 gene encoding olfactory receptor 2A25-like, with translation MEGNQTSVTEFILLGFPLNTSMQMLLFGLFSLFYVLTLLGNGVILGLISLDCRLHTPMYFFLSHLAIVDMAYACSTVPQMLVNLLSPAKPISFAGCITQTFLFLSFAHTECLLLVVMSYDRYVAICYPLRYSVIMSWRVCITLAVTSWVFGVLLALVHLVLLLPLPFCGPYQINHFFCEIIAVLKLACADTHINETMVLAGAVSVLVGPFSSIVVSYIHILCAILKIRSGEGRQKAFSTCSSHLCVFGLFYGTAIIMYVGPRYGDSKDGKKYLLLFHSLFNPMLNPLIYSLRNKEVKAALKRMLDKERS, from the coding sequence ATGGAGGGAAATCAGACCTCTGTCACAGAATTCATCCTACTGGGATTTCCCCTTAACACAAGCATGCAGATGCTCCTCTTTGGGCTCTTCTCCTTGTTCTATGTCCTCACCCTGCTGGGGAACGGGGTCATCCTGGGGCTCATCTCACTGGACTGCAGactgcacacccccatgtacttcttcttgTCACACCTGGCCATCGTTGACATGGCCTACGCCTGCAGCACGGTGCCCCAGATGCTGGTCAACCTCCTGAGTCCAGCCAAGCCCATCTCCTTTGCTGGCTGCATCACGCagacctttctctttctgagttttgCTCACACTGAGTGTCTGCTCCTGGTGGTGATGTCCTATGATCGGTATGTGGCCATCTGCTACCCCCTCCGATATTCAGTCATCATGAGCTGGAGAGTCTGCATCACCCTGGCAGTGACTTCTTGGGTTTTCGGAGTCCTCCTAGCCCTAGTCCACTTGGTATTACTCCTACCATTACCCTTCTGTGGGCCCTATCAAATTAatcactttttctgtgaaatCATAGCTGTTCTCAAGCTGGCCTGTGCAGACACCCACATTAATGAGACCATGGTTTTGGCTGGGGCGGTGTCTGTGCTGGTGGGACCATTCTCCTCAATTGTGGTGTCTTATATTCATATTCTATGTGCCATCCTAAAGATCCGGTCAGGAGAAGGGCGCCAGAAAGCCTTCTCCACTTGCTCATCCCACCTCTGTGTGTTTGGGCTCTTTTATGGCACAGCCATTATCATGTATGTTGGGCCCCGATATGGGGACTCTAAGGATGGGAAAAAATACCTTTTGCTGTTTCATAGCCTTTTCAATCCCATGCTCAACCCCCTGATCTATAGTCTGAGGAATAAAGAGGTCAAAGCTGCTCTGAAGAGAATGCTTGATAAAGAGAGAAGTTGA